A single region of the Mycobacterium avium subsp. avium genome encodes:
- a CDS encoding aldehyde dehydrogenase family protein encodes MMTTESVASKTTTSANGTASADIAGTVARLRQTFATGRTRDVEWRKRQLLQLQKLMEENEAAIAAALAEDLDRGPFEAYIADIATTAGEAKYAAKRVRKWTRRRYQLLELPQLPGRGWVEYEPYGTVLIIGAWNYPFYLTLGPAVGAIAAGNAVILKPSEIAAASSRVMAELVPKYLDNDAIAVIEGDGATSQELIAQGLDRVMFTGGTEIGRKVYEGAAPHLTPCTLELGGKSPVIVAADADVEVAAKRIAWMKLLNAGQTCVVPDYVLADAKIRDELVDKIGAAITKFTADKPEGMRVVNQRQFDRISSYLSGSDGKVTVGGACDPSTLRIQPAVVVDPDPDGPLMRNEIFGPVLPVITVQNLDEAIRFVNSRPKPLSAYLFTKTRETRERVIKEVPAGGMLINHLAFQVSTAKLPFGGVGASGMGAYHGRYGFEEFSHRKSVLTKPTRPDLSSFIYPPYTERAFKMARKMF; translated from the coding sequence ATGATGACCACCGAATCGGTTGCATCGAAGACCACAACTTCGGCCAACGGGACCGCATCGGCCGACATCGCCGGCACGGTTGCCCGGCTTCGTCAGACCTTCGCCACCGGACGCACCCGCGACGTCGAATGGCGCAAGCGCCAGCTGCTGCAACTGCAGAAGCTGATGGAGGAGAACGAGGCCGCGATCGCCGCCGCGCTGGCCGAAGACCTGGACCGCGGCCCGTTCGAGGCCTACATCGCCGACATCGCCACCACCGCCGGTGAGGCCAAGTATGCGGCCAAACGGGTGCGCAAGTGGACCCGGCGCCGCTATCAGCTGCTGGAGCTGCCGCAGCTGCCCGGCCGCGGCTGGGTGGAGTACGAACCCTACGGCACCGTGCTGATCATCGGCGCCTGGAACTACCCCTTCTACCTCACCCTCGGCCCGGCCGTCGGGGCGATCGCCGCCGGCAACGCCGTCATCCTCAAGCCGTCGGAGATCGCGGCCGCGTCCTCGCGGGTGATGGCCGAGCTGGTGCCGAAATACCTTGACAACGACGCCATCGCGGTGATCGAGGGCGACGGGGCGACCAGCCAGGAGCTCATCGCCCAGGGCCTGGACCGGGTGATGTTCACCGGCGGCACCGAAATCGGGCGCAAGGTCTACGAGGGCGCGGCCCCGCACCTGACGCCGTGCACCCTGGAGCTGGGCGGCAAGAGCCCGGTCATCGTCGCGGCCGACGCCGACGTGGAGGTGGCGGCCAAGCGGATCGCCTGGATGAAACTGCTCAACGCCGGGCAGACCTGTGTGGTACCCGATTACGTGTTGGCGGACGCCAAGATTCGCGACGAACTGGTGGACAAGATCGGTGCCGCCATCACCAAGTTCACCGCCGACAAGCCCGAGGGCATGCGGGTGGTCAACCAGCGCCAGTTCGACCGGATCAGCAGCTACCTGTCCGGGTCGGACGGCAAGGTCACCGTCGGCGGGGCGTGCGACCCGTCCACCCTGCGCATCCAGCCCGCCGTGGTGGTCGACCCGGACCCCGACGGGCCGCTGATGCGCAACGAGATCTTCGGGCCGGTGCTGCCGGTGATCACCGTCCAAAACCTGGACGAGGCAATACGTTTCGTGAACTCACGGCCCAAGCCGCTGTCGGCGTACCTGTTCACCAAGACGCGCGAGACCCGCGAGCGGGTGATCAAGGAGGTGCCGGCCGGCGGCATGCTGATCAACCACCTCGCCTTCCAGGTGTCGACGGCCAAGCTGCCGTTCGGCGGGGTCGGCGCGTCGGGAATGGGCGCCTACCACGGTCGCTACGGCTTCGAGGAGTTCAGCCACCGCAAGTCGGTGTTGACCAAACCCACCCGTCCCGACCTGTCGAGCTTCATCTACCCTCCGTACACGGAGCGGGCCTTCAAGATGGCCCGCAAGATGTTCTGA